The window TCAATTATTAGTTTAACCTCATATATAACTTAGTCTACCCAAatagttaatttattttttttttctaaatctACAAAAGCAAATAATATAAGATGAATTTTTTAAACACGTCGGAAGATGCAAGAGAAACCTGCCAAACTCTTGGTAATTTTCAATAATTCTCTTAACAAAACAACATAGTTGATTGTATAAATAATATAACAAAACTAACATATATATAAAAGCTTCGATGAAACACTAACTTATTGATAATATTAATCGACTCTTTCTTATAAACAGCCAGTAAGAGGAGGGATTTAGGAATTTAGAGCTAGCGTACCTTCTAATTACTTATTGCAAAATTTGAGGAATCTCATTGTTACTACTGTTTTTGTGCTATTGCGGACGACTATAAAGCCAAGATCTAGAATTTGTTTTTGTCCATAACTGTTATAACCATAGCCGTGGTTACAAGAGCCATGCATTCAAATCACTGGAATACCACTAAGTTCAACTTTATACCCACAATCAACATGcaatatttcttcatttttttatattttctcaaTGAAAAGAAGAGTATCTTTGTTGGGACAAATATTAAATGCACCTTATCGCTAGCTTTACAATCAACTTATTGGACGCGGCAATTCACTTGTTTGTCCAGTAAAATAAAAAACTGCATGAAAATGTCATTTTACATCCGGTATAATTGACAACTTCAAAAGTGAATGGAAGGACATTATAATGTAGAAAATAATATTAATCTAACTTACAAGGAAGATAGATTTGAAAGGTTGTGACTATTCGTAATAGAGCACAAAACGTTGCTATTGGGAAcgttgaattttttattttacatgtAAGGAAGTTAAGTTTTTAAGAAGGGTATATTAGTAATTCAACTTTTAATTTAAGGACTTcctacttttataataatatagatatagatatagatatagattatagTAAATCATGCCCTAATAGTAATTAAGCATAGTGTCAATAACCGGttcctaaaaaaataatataagtcCTATGAAGCTACCTCAgttagattttaaggggtgcctaacatttTAAAGGGTGCCTAATCATGTCTTGACTAGTagaaaatagggtgcaacaaggTAAACAGGTGTGAAAGTATTTTTCTGCACAGTCGTGAAGTGACTCCAACTCTTTACTCATATTTGATTGTGAATTTCTATTTCCTACTTCGGTTTTAACCTGAATGGAAGATTACCACGTAAATAACGGATATGCTATTCTCTGTCTATTTCTAGTTTATTCAATTGCTTATGCGTTCCTTACCTTTCGTGTTTTccattttgaatattagtttccAGCGCGCTGAATTTTGACTTATTTAGTCCATTGGGGTCATTTGGTTGATGGTACGTACAGGATAATTAATTTCATTATAAAATCCGCATAAATAATATGTCTGGTTGGCTGCACAATTAGAAAAAATAACTTGTGCACATAAATAATCCATATAACAATACATAAATTTCCTTTTAGATTGAGTAATTTGTgtataatatattatatttttaatcaCTGTATAAACAATTCATGCAttataactttcacataaataaCACGTCAATTAAATGACCTTTGTGCGGAACTTGTGAAATTTAATGATGTTTAGAAGCATGGAAAAAGAAATTTATACCTAAATTGTGATAATAAAAAGATTCTATTAACCCAAAAAGATTAAAAAGGGATATTACGCATTACGAAATTTTAGCTTGTTTAAAAGACATCACAGATGCGTTCTAGAAATCAAAACCAAACAGAAAAAGTTACAATCATTTATATAGGACTTGTGCCATTGTAGCTAGAGACAAATAGAGACGGTATAAATACATATGCATAATAAATAATTCTTATCCACCATATTTATTATGCTTACAATTAAGTGACTACATAATTGCATGATTATGTTCCATGGTCACATTCGTAGGCACGAGTCTTGCTCTTATCGCCCGAACTTCCTCAACACTAGTTTGAAATGCCCTGGCCACGACTTCTTCTGGAATTTGAGGTCTACTCGCAAACATGGAAAGTGCAATAACCTGAACACCAGGATTTTGGCTGTTAAAGGCCACAATAATAGTTGCGTTACCTTCACCAACATTAAACTGGAAATGGATGAGACCTCTTGGGAAAACAAAGACTTCACCCTTTGTGATCAACTTGTTAACAAAAACATTGTCCGTAGTGATAAATCCAGCAACTAATGTACCCTCTTTTACGAATATAATTTCAGTGGCTCGAGGGTGAGTATGTGGGGGGTTTAAACCATCGCGTTCAAAGTCTATTCGAGTCATTGATACACCTTGTGTGTTAAGGCCAGGCATATTAAAAACGTTGGCTACAGCGACTCGAGTGCCAAATATATTGGGTTCTCCTGGTTGTGCAATTTCCATTGATGCGAAATCTTCTGGAGTGAATGTAAAGTTCCGTTTGCATGGAAATCCGTTCACCGTTATAGCTGTTTTGCGTATATATTAAAAAAGATTATATGAGTAATTAAATATGAATAATCAGCACTATGATATAGTATGGTATATGTGTGTGTCGTTTGCATGTTAAATTGCTCCAAAGTTGCTTTAAACTAGCTAGACTTTAATTTTTGCTTATACTAATTTTTATGTTtacataagaaaataattttgatagAGGAGGAAGGTGTATAATTGGTAGAAG of the Nicotiana tabacum cultivar K326 chromosome 7, ASM71507v2, whole genome shotgun sequence genome contains:
- the LOC107780532 gene encoding nectarin-1-like yields the protein MANYMIFFKVAITILTITYNRVFASDPDPLRDVCVADYNSSITVNGFPCKRNFTFTPEDFASMEIAQPGEPNIFGTRVAVANVFNMPGLNTQGVSMTRIDFERDGLNPPHTHPRATEIIFVKEGTLVAGFITTDNVFVNKLITKGEVFVFPRGLIHFQFNVGEGNATIIVAFNSQNPGVQVIALSMFASRPQIPEEVVARAFQTSVEEVRAIRARLVPTNVTMEHNHAIM